AAACTGTAGGAAATATCTGTAAAAAATTTACATTGTTTAAGCAGGGATATGGCTATTTCCAGTGAATATAATTATAGGTTAAAAATGGAAATTGTACATATATTCAGATTTAGGAAGGTGATTAAAATTGTCCAGCAGTAATCTAAGTTCCTTAACCGATGTCATAAAAAAGACCTTGTATTTTTGTGAAGGGTTGCCGGTTAATGATACAGCTCGCTATGTACATTTGAAAATGCTTAAGGATTACACTCCAACCCAGGTGATAGAGAAAGTGACCCTGTGTCTAAATCAAAATCCATGTTTTTACTCTGATAGCCATGGTTTATGGTATCTTGAATCTAAAGGTAATGAGGAAAATGATAAATTTTATAAAACACTTATTAAAAAAAAAGAACCCATGTCATTGCGTGAGGTGACCAAAGGTACAGGTACAAAAAAAAGAAAAATTCAAAAACTTACTGAAGAAGCTGCATTAGTTACCGATGGAAGGTTTGTACAAATGGAAAATGGTAATTGGGGGTTAACCCAATGGAACATTGAGCCTGAAATATATTCTTTAAAACATTTAATAATAAAAGTGTTAAAAATGCATCCAGGCGGTGTATCTCCAGAGGATGTGTATCATACCGTTAAAGAGTGGCGTCCTTGTACATTGGATGCAATAAAACAAAACTTAAAAAAGTTTGCTTACTTTGAGTTAGTAGATACTAATATGTATACATATGATAAAAAATTGCATGCCTTCAATGATATTTTAATGGAGCGCTACCTGGGTATTTTACGGCGACAAAAACAAAGGTGGCAGTATGATCGGGAACGGTGGAAGATTAAACTTGGTAATTTAGAAAGGCAACTAAGTGAGGTGTCTAAAGCACAGCGGGAAGCTGCGGCGGCACTGGCGGAAAGGGTATCAATAATGGACCAATACCACCATTTAGCAACACAGTTATCAGAAAAAGATTTACTTCTTTCCATGCGCAAGAAAGAAATTTTGCGTTACCGGGAGCAGTTGGCAAAGCTTGAAGCTAAGGCTAACAGCATACTCCATCAATGCCGCCTTTGGGTTAACCGTACCAAGGAAAGGGATATGAAAATACATAGTTTGCAAAAGATTAACGAAAAGAATCAGTCCAGTTTGGAAATAATGTTTGCTAAACTACAGCAGTATAAAGAGAAAGATCGTGAAAGTAAAGCAAAAATTGCGGAACTTAAGGATCACTATACCACCCGTATTGCAGAGCTGCAAACTGAAATTGTAGAATTAAAAGAAAAATTAGAACGGTATAAGGAAAACAGCGACTATGAAGAGCGCAGACTCTATCAGGATATCAACGATATGTCCAATGATCTGAAGGAAGCCCTGGAAACAAGTGAGCAATTACAAAAGACAGTCCGCTTGTTACAGCAGGAGTTGGATCAGGCAATAGAAGCTAAAAAGAAATTAGAGAATAAATTAAAACCCTTGCCGGTTAGAATCGCTTTAAAAATATCAAGTTTTATCTCTGGGTATTAGTGAAAGCCTTGGAATGACATTCCAAGGCTTTTATCTGGCGTAAAAGGCCGTGAACTTTACAGTATATTTAATATTATATAAAATATATCAAAAGCCGATGAGGGGTTATTAGCTATGGATTTAAGCCAAAAACATATTTTAATAGTAGATGATGAGGAAAAGATTAGAGATTTGTTATCTATGTACTTAAGGGAAGCAGGTTTTTTAACCAGTCAGGCTTCTGGCGGTCAGCAAGCCTTGGATATGATTAATGAATATAATTATAACTTAGTTATTTTGGACTTAATGATGCCGGGAATAGATGGCCTAGATGTGTGTCGAAAGATCAGGCAGACCTCCCAGATACCGGTTATAATTTTAACCGCCAAGGGGGATGAATTTGATAAGGTTTTGGGTTTGGAGATGGGTGCAGATGATTATATCGTAAAGCCTTTCAGTCCAAGGGAAGTGGTGGCAAGGGTGAAGGCGGTACTAAGAAGGTCAACAGCTTCTTCAATTAATAAAAATACTAGGGTGCTTAGATATGACGGACTGATAATAGATGCCGATGCAAGGGCAGTTGCCATAAAAGAGGTGGAAATTAATTTAACTCCAAAGGAGTTTGATTTGCTATATTTTATAGCCCAGTATCCTGGCAAGGTTTTTTCCCGGGAGCAGTTGCTCCGGCATGTTTGGGATTACGACTATTATGGTGATTTGCGTACAGTGGACACCCATGTAAATCGCTTGCGAGATAAACTAAATAAACATTGCGGTGATTGTCAGTATATTCATACTGTTTGGGGTGTTGGTTATAAGTTCGAGGTAGGTAAATGATTAGTAGAAGTATTGTTATTAAACTTTGGGTTGTTATGGTGCTGCTGGTTTTGGTGGTATTAGGAAGTTCTGTTTTAATACAGACTTTTTTACTTGAACGCACCTATTATAGGCAGCACACCGAACAACTAATAACCGCTGCCCAAGGACTTTCCGAATCTGTAACCGACTTCCATGATTCCACTGTTATGCAAAGCATGATGTGGAATACAGCCAGTGCCTTGGGTGCCTATGTAATAGTATTGAACAGTGAAGGTGATATACTTTATACGCAAGGACCGGACAGATACGGCAGGCAAGGTCATGGCCATGGGCATGGTCGTGGTCATATGATGGGTAATAATACTCACATAGCCGGCGATAATACCCAGTATGGGATTGAAATAAATATAGATCAGGTATTACAAGGAGAGACAGTTGCTGCAAGGGGGCAGTCTCAGCTGGCAAATACTGAAGTTTTGACAGTGGGAGTTCCTATTTATGATAAGGAGCTAATAACCGGTGCAATACTGTTGCAAGCACCAATACCGGCTATAAGCTCCCGGGTTAGGGCATTTCAAAATGTTTCGCTGTACACAGCAGTATTGGGAGTCTTGTTAGCAACTGTATTAAGTCTAGTTTTGTCCAGATCACTGGTTAAACCACTATTGGAAATTAACAAGGCAACCAAAGATATGGTAGAAGGCAATTATAACAGCAGGGTAGAGGTGACAAGTAGCGATGAAATAGGTATGCTGGCCCAATCTTTTAATGAATTGTCTGCCCGGTTGGCTGAAAAAGTTAAAACCCTGGAACAAATAGATAACAATCGCAGGGATTTTGTTGCCAGTATATCCCATGAGTTAAGAACCCCCTTAACTATCATTCAAGGATATACTGAAGCATTGCGGGATGGAATGGCAAAAGATGAATCTCAGCGTCAGCAGTACTTAACCTATGTGCACGAAGAACTAATGAGAATGCGCAGACTAGTGGATGAACTGCTGGATATGAGAAGACTTGAAACAGGCCAGCTAAAAACTAATTTTTCAACTGTGAATATTGCACAATTGACGGTTCATTTAATCGAAAGGTTTAAACCACTGTTTGAAGAAAAAAATGTATCATTGCAATATGATATTCCTGAGAATTTACCGGATGTAAAAGCAGATAAAGACAGGCTGGCCCAGGTGTTAACAAATCTTTTAGATAACGCTTTACGGGTAAGCGGTGAAGGTGGCCAGGTATCTGTAACAGTTCAAGATCTCCAAGCTGAGATTTCGATAACTGTTTCTGATACCGGGCCAGGTATTGCTAAAGAAGATATACCTTTAATATGGGAGCGATTTTATAAGGCAGATAAATCCAGAACCAGGGGAGGGGCAGGTACAGGGCTGGGATTAGCCATCAGTAAAAGAATTATTGAGCTGCACAAAGGTAACATATGGGTAGACAGTGAGTTGGGCAAAGGCAGTCAATTTACTTTCACTGTTCCTAAATAAGAATTAACCGTTTATGAACCATGGTTCATAAACGGTTAACTTTCCACCATATCCCAACGGTGGCAACGGTTTCCCCACCTGCCGATAACTTTATCCTGTTCATGTATTTCTACAACTTCACAGGCATTGGAGCAGCCGTCACACTCAAAGCTGCTGGTTTGATAGGCCAGGTTTGTAATGGCAAAGCCTTTGAAATTTGTTTTTCCCGTACGATCGGTTTCTTCTTTGGCTAACAGGGCTGCACCTATTGCGCCCATAACATCAAAATGTTTAGGTATTATTACCGGCAAGCCCAGTTCCCGCTCAAAGGCAGCTTTTATGCCTACGTTGGCAGCAACACCACCTTGGAAAACCACCGGAGGTAGTATCTCCAGTCCTTTGCCAACGTTATTTAAATAGTTTCGCACCAATGCTTCACAAAGCCCATTGATGATATCCGGCAATCGATGTCCCATCTGTTGTTTGTGAATCATATCTGATTCGGCAAATACCGTACATCTACCGGCGATTCTCACCTGTAAAGATGATTCCAAGGCCAATGAACCGAAATCGGAAATGGGTATATTTAAGCGTGATGCCTGCTGATCTAAAAAGGAACCCGTGCCTGCAGCACAAACGGTGTTCATGGCAAAGTCTGTAACTATTCCGTTTCGAAGAATAATAATTTTTGAATCCTGTCCACCTATTTCTAATACCGTTTGAACGTCTGGCACCATTACCGATGCTGCTACAGCGTGGGCGGTAATCTCATTCTTAATAATATCCGCTCCCAGCATTACTCCAGCCAGATAACGTCCGCTGCCGGTTGTTCCGGCACCGGCAATTTTTACCTTCTCGCCTAATTTAGATGCCGCTTCCTTTAGGCCATGCTGAAGTACTTCAATGGGACGACCCCTGGTACGCAAATAGATATTGACAAGTACTTGGCCATCACCGTCAATGGCCACAATATTAGTACTGACAGAACCTACATCTATACCTAGATATGCATTCATTTGTATATCCTTCCTTATCATCAAGTGGCGGTAGATAAATGAAAAGAATTTTGCCGGTGTTTGCGTCTTAGTAAATCTACAAATGCTTCCAGACGGGTAGCCATACCGGCCTTACCGGTTTGCTCATCCAAGAAAAAGGTCAGTACAGGTATGTTATGCATTTTGCTGACTTTGGGTAAAATTGTTCTGGCAACAATCTCAGGTATACATGTAAATGGGGCTAACTGTATAACACCATCAAAGCCCCTCTTAGCATATAAGACGGTATGCCCAACTGTGTCACGGCCATGCCCGCCGATTAACTCCGGTAAATAAGGTTGGGCTGCCTCGGTGACAGAAACTAATTCTTCGGTACCACTTCCTAAATTATCCTTGGTCCAACCCGTTAGATACATTGAACGCTCAACCTCAACGCCCATATTTCCTAACGTTTCTTCAATCTCTAAGTTGCTGGCAGGTTCTAAAAGCACATAGATTTCTCCCACTAAGCCAACCTTAAGTATTTGACGGTTTGG
This window of the Desulfofalx alkaliphila DSM 12257 genome carries:
- a CDS encoding phage-shock protein translates to MLKDYTPTQVIEKVTLCLNQNPCFYSDSHGLWYLESKGNEENDKFYKTLIKKKEPMSLREVTKGTGTKKRKIQKLTEEAALVTDGRFVQMENGNWGLTQWNIEPEIYSLKHLIIKVLKMHPGGVSPEDVYHTVKEWRPCTLDAIKQNLKKFAYFELVDTNMYTYDKKLHAFNDILMERYLGILRRQKQRWQYDRERWKIKLGNLERQLSEVSKAQREAAAALAERVSIMDQYHHLATQLSEKDLLLSMRKKEILRYREQLAKLEAKANSILHQCRLWVNRTKERDMKIHSLQKINEKNQSSLEIMFAKLQQYKEKDRESKAKIAELKDHYTTRIAELQTEIVELKEKLERYKENSDYEERRLYQDINDMSNDLKEALETSEQLQKTVRLLQQELDQAIEAKKKLENKLKPLPVRIALKISSFISGY
- a CDS encoding response regulator transcription factor, giving the protein MDLSQKHILIVDDEEKIRDLLSMYLREAGFLTSQASGGQQALDMINEYNYNLVILDLMMPGIDGLDVCRKIRQTSQIPVIILTAKGDEFDKVLGLEMGADDYIVKPFSPREVVARVKAVLRRSTASSINKNTRVLRYDGLIIDADARAVAIKEVEINLTPKEFDLLYFIAQYPGKVFSREQLLRHVWDYDYYGDLRTVDTHVNRLRDKLNKHCGDCQYIHTVWGVGYKFEVGK
- a CDS encoding sensor histidine kinase — encoded protein: MISRSIVIKLWVVMVLLVLVVLGSSVLIQTFLLERTYYRQHTEQLITAAQGLSESVTDFHDSTVMQSMMWNTASALGAYVIVLNSEGDILYTQGPDRYGRQGHGHGHGRGHMMGNNTHIAGDNTQYGIEINIDQVLQGETVAARGQSQLANTEVLTVGVPIYDKELITGAILLQAPIPAISSRVRAFQNVSLYTAVLGVLLATVLSLVLSRSLVKPLLEINKATKDMVEGNYNSRVEVTSSDEIGMLAQSFNELSARLAEKVKTLEQIDNNRRDFVASISHELRTPLTIIQGYTEALRDGMAKDESQRQQYLTYVHEELMRMRRLVDELLDMRRLETGQLKTNFSTVNIAQLTVHLIERFKPLFEEKNVSLQYDIPENLPDVKADKDRLAQVLTNLLDNALRVSGEGGQVSVTVQDLQAEISITVSDTGPGIAKEDIPLIWERFYKADKSRTRGGAGTGLGLAISKRIIELHKGNIWVDSELGKGSQFTFTVPK
- a CDS encoding acyl-CoA dehydratase activase is translated as MNAYLGIDVGSVSTNIVAIDGDGQVLVNIYLRTRGRPIEVLQHGLKEAASKLGEKVKIAGAGTTGSGRYLAGVMLGADIIKNEITAHAVAASVMVPDVQTVLEIGGQDSKIIILRNGIVTDFAMNTVCAAGTGSFLDQQASRLNIPISDFGSLALESSLQVRIAGRCTVFAESDMIHKQQMGHRLPDIINGLCEALVRNYLNNVGKGLEILPPVVFQGGVAANVGIKAAFERELGLPVIIPKHFDVMGAIGAALLAKEETDRTGKTNFKGFAITNLAYQTSSFECDGCSNACEVVEIHEQDKVIGRWGNRCHRWDMVES